The sequence below is a genomic window from Chthoniobacterales bacterium.
CAAACAACCGGAACGCGTTGTATCTTTCCATTCATGGAGCGCATCACGATAAATCCAAAGCAATGCGGCGGCCGTCCTTGCATCCGCGGCATGCGCATCCGCGTGATCGATGTCCTTGATCTCCTGGCCAATGGGTTGACGCCGGAGGAAGTGCTGTCCGAATTGCCGGACCTCGAACCCGAAG
It includes:
- a CDS encoding DUF433 domain-containing protein — protein: MFPFMERITINPKQCGGRPCIRGMRIRVIDVLDLLANGLTPEEVLSELPDLEPE